Proteins encoded in a region of the Elaeis guineensis isolate ETL-2024a chromosome 7, EG11, whole genome shotgun sequence genome:
- the LOC105048928 gene encoding LOW QUALITY PROTEIN: triacylglycerol lipase 2 (The sequence of the model RefSeq protein was modified relative to this genomic sequence to represent the inferred CDS: inserted 2 bases in 2 codons), protein MGSHGLACAMISVLLLLVFQLELIEARVLYRQELQTIDHVDTAVPPQEMAGACTSVIIPRGYKCEEHEVTTEDGYILSMQRIPVGRIGGGEGRRKPVLLQHGVLMDGATWILNPPEESLAYILADNGFDVWIANTRGTKWSRRHVSLAPSNPAYWHWSWDELVTHDLPATFDFVYQQTGQKLHYVGHSLGTLIALASFSEGKLVDKLMSAALLSPVAYLSHMTTPLGILGARAFVDQIVKWLGVAEFNPKGNTTLKVPQVAQFLETLCREPGVDCYNLLQSITGNNCCLNTSTVELFLQYEPQSTATRTMVHLAQTFREGIXTKYNFENREINIENYGQSAPPIYNMSNIPNNLPLFLSYGXRDSLADVRDVELLLDNLKFHDGDKLTVQFVENYAHADFVMALMLHKLYIAVMAFFNRQ, encoded by the exons ATGGGCTCTCATGGCTTGGCATGTGCTATGATCTCCGTCCTCCTCCTCCTTGTCTTCCAATTGGAGCTCATCGAAGCTCGTGTCTTGTACCGGCAAGAGCTCCAAACGATCGACCATGTCGACACCGCCGTTCCACCACAGGAGATGGCCGGGGCATGCACTTCAGTTATCATCCCACGAGGCTACAAATGTGAAGAACATGAG GTGACAACAGAAGATGGATACATACTCAGCATGCAGAGGATCCCAGTGGGTAGAATTGGAGGTGGTGAAGGGAGGAGGAAGCCTGTACTGCTACAACATGGGGTACTCATG GACGGCGCGACATGGATACTAAACCCTCCTGAAGAATCACTTGCATACATTTTAGCTGACAATGGATTTGATGTATGGATTGCAAACACTAGGGGAACTAAGTGGAGCCGTCGCCATGTTTCCCTTGCTCCATCCAACCCG GCATACTGGCATTGGTCTTGGGATGAGCTGGTCACTCATGATCTCCCTGCTACTTTCGATTTTGTGTATCAGCAGACTGGCCAGAAGTTGCATTATGTTGGTCATTCCTTG GGCACTCTAATTGCACTAGCATCATTCTCTGAAGGCAAGTTAGTGGATAAGCTAATGTCAGCAGCACTGCTAAGCCCAGTGGCCTATCTGTCTCACATGACAACCCCACTAGGTATTCTTGGAGCTAGAGCTTTTGTAGACCAA ATAGTTAAATGGCTTGGAGTGGCAGAGTTCAATCCCAAGGGTAATACAACACTAAAAGT ACCACAAGTGGCACAATTTTTGGAGACACTCTGCCGTGAACCAGGAGTGGATTGCTACAATCTTCTGCAATCCATTACAG GGAACAATTGCTGCCTTAATACCTCCACCGTCGAGCTGTTCTTGCAGTATGAACCGCAATCCACAGCAACAAGGACCATGGTGCACCTGGCACAAA CTTTTCGAGAGGGCA TCACAAAGTACAACTTCGAGAACCGAGAAATTAACATTGAAAATTATGGGCAGAGCGCTCCTCCAATCTACAACATGTCAAACATTCCAAACAATCTGCCTCTATTCCTCAGCTATG GCCGTGACTCGCTCGCCGATGTTCGTGATGTTGAGCTCTTGTTGGATAATCTCAAGTTTCATGATGGAGATAAGCTGACTGTTCAATTTGTGGAGAACTATGCCCATGCTGACTTTGTCATGGCATTAATGCTGCACAAATTGTATATTGCAGTCATGGCATTCTTCAATCGCCAATAG